Genomic DNA from Actinomycetota bacterium:
GGACGTGGTAGTCGAGGTTGAAGTGGGGATCGTCGACCCAGACCGGCGTGCCGAGGTGCAGGGGGAGGAACCGCACCTTCTGCCGGTAGCGAGGGACCAGGTGCAGCTTGCCGGCGAACCGCGCCATCAGCTCGTCGTGATCAGGCGCTGGCCCTTCGAGGATGGCGGCGCCGCCCACGTGCATCGGCGTGACATCGTCCTCGACGTGCAGGAAGGTGGCGTCCTGGACGCTCATGGGCTCCGCGGTGGTCACCAGCGGTCCCAGTGCACGACCGACGCGGCGTCACGGCGCTGCGCAGCTCGGAAGTCGGTGCCGATGGTGTAGGCCACGGGCAGCAGCGCTGCCTGGGTGCAGCGCTCGTAGGGGATGCCCAGCAGCTCGGCGGCGCGACGCTCCTGGGTCAGGTGCAGGGTGGTCAGCGAGCTGCCCAGACCCCGCGCGCGCAGCGCGAGCTGGAAGCTCCAGATCGCCGGGAAGATCGAGCCCCAGAAGCCGGCCTGTAGGGCCGTGCCACCGAAGGGCAGCGCACCCGAGCCGGCCCCGTCGCCGTCCGTGCGTCCCCAGGCGCACGGGATCACGTGGACGGGGACGCGGTGGAGGTGCTCGGCGAGGTACAGGGCCGAGCTGACCACGCGGGCCTGCTGGTCGTCTCCCGGTGGGGGCGCCGCGTCCGCCGCGTCACCGTCGGCAGGGAGCAGGTACCCGCGCGCGCCCTCGCGGTAGAGGTCGGCGAGCTCGGCCCGTAGGGCGGGTTCGGTGACGACGACCCAGTGCCAGTTCTGCATGTTGGAGCCCGTGGGCGCCTGCAACGCGATGTCCAGGCACTCCTCGATGACCGCCCG
This window encodes:
- a CDS encoding nitroreductase family protein, translating into MTLDLTPDELLTTTRAVRKRLDLDRPVERAVIEECLDIALQAPTGSNMQNWHWVVVTEPALRAELADLYREGARGYLLPADGDAADAAPPPGDDQQARVVSSALYLAEHLHRVPVHVIPCAWGRTDGDGAGSGALPFGGTALQAGFWGSIFPAIWSFQLALRARGLGSSLTTLHLTQERRAAELLGIPYERCTQAALLPVAYTIGTDFRAAQRRDAASVVHWDRW